One stretch of Priestia megaterium DNA includes these proteins:
- the cysK gene encoding cysteine synthase A: MKVVNNMADLIGETPLVKLNRLQPADGASVYLKLEFFNPSRSVKDRAAFNMIVEAEKAGLLNKNSTIIEPTSGNTGIGLAMNAAARGYRSILVMPDTMTQERINLLKAYGAEVVLTPGDEKMPGAIRKAEELTKEIPNAFMPMQFENNANPDAHRKTTAKEIIEAMNELGKDLSAFVATAGTGGTITGTGEVLRENYPNMTVHVVEPAGSPVLSGGRPGKHKLVGTSPGFIPDTLNVDVYDEILKIKDEQAYDITRRLASEEGILVGPSSGAACYAAIEVAKKLSPDQVVVCIACDTGERYLSSDLFSFE; the protein is encoded by the coding sequence ATGAAAGTTGTTAACAATATGGCTGATTTGATTGGCGAGACACCTCTTGTTAAGTTGAATCGTCTTCAACCTGCAGATGGAGCATCCGTTTACTTAAAACTAGAATTTTTTAATCCGAGCCGTAGTGTAAAAGACCGTGCTGCTTTTAATATGATCGTGGAAGCTGAAAAAGCAGGCTTGCTCAATAAAAATTCAACCATTATTGAACCAACGAGCGGAAATACAGGTATTGGCTTAGCTATGAATGCAGCGGCAAGAGGTTATCGTTCTATTTTAGTCATGCCAGATACCATGACTCAAGAACGAATTAACTTGTTAAAAGCATATGGTGCTGAAGTTGTTCTAACACCGGGTGATGAGAAAATGCCTGGAGCAATCCGCAAAGCAGAAGAGCTTACAAAAGAAATTCCAAATGCATTTATGCCCATGCAGTTTGAAAATAATGCAAACCCTGACGCTCATCGAAAAACGACTGCTAAGGAAATTATCGAGGCAATGAACGAGTTAGGCAAAGACCTATCTGCTTTTGTCGCTACTGCTGGAACAGGCGGAACGATTACAGGCACAGGTGAAGTCCTAAGAGAAAACTACCCAAATATGACCGTTCATGTTGTGGAACCAGCTGGATCTCCTGTATTATCTGGAGGAAGACCTGGAAAGCACAAGCTTGTAGGAACAAGCCCTGGATTTATTCCTGATACGCTTAATGTAGATGTTTACGACGAAATTTTAAAAATTAAAGATGAACAAGCCTACGATATTACGCGACGCTTGGCTTCTGAAGAAGGAATTTTAGTCGGTCCTTCATCTGGCGCTGCGTGCTATGCTGCTATCGAGGTAGCCAAAAAATTATCTCCTGATCAAGTGGTCGTATGTATTGCTTGCGATACAGGTGAACGTTATTTATCAAGCGACCTATTCTCATTTGAATAA
- the pepV gene encoding dipeptidase PepV: MTAINWKEEVQKREAEILAETQRFLQIKSVLTSTEKQEEPFGPGIAQALHFLLNKGKNDGFSVKNVDGYAGHIEAGEGKDLLGILCHVDVVPEGDGWSVDPYGGEIKDGKIFARGAIDDKGPTMAAYYAMKIVKDLGLPLSKRVRMIIGTDEESDWRCVDHYFNHEEMPTMGFAPDADFPIIYAEKGITDVEIRQQPIEGTKGSVQLTSFASGRRYNMVPDLATAVLEFHSETDIKNKYDQFLKDQSLKGSITEKSGVHTLTLEGVSAHGSVPDKGKNAGLTLLRFLHTLELDEQANQFVGYANAYLVQDALGEKMGLNRKDEVTGDLTINVGIMSYNQEEAGHFGLNIRYPVSAHIDDIIDTIKEKSESYQMTIKHFTDSKPHHVDQKHELIQTLQKVYQEQTNEEPTLISIGGGTYARALEAGVAFGPLFPGREEVAHEKDEYMVIEDLLRATAIYAQAIYELAK; encoded by the coding sequence ATGACGGCAATTAATTGGAAAGAGGAAGTTCAAAAAAGAGAAGCTGAAATTCTAGCTGAGACGCAGCGTTTTCTGCAAATTAAAAGTGTTTTGACAAGCACAGAAAAACAAGAAGAGCCATTCGGACCTGGAATTGCTCAAGCGCTTCACTTTCTTTTAAATAAAGGAAAAAATGACGGGTTTTCAGTCAAGAACGTAGACGGATATGCAGGTCATATTGAAGCAGGAGAAGGGAAAGACCTTCTTGGCATTCTTTGTCACGTAGACGTTGTTCCTGAAGGAGACGGGTGGTCGGTTGATCCATACGGCGGTGAAATAAAAGACGGGAAAATTTTTGCTAGAGGAGCAATCGATGACAAAGGCCCGACGATGGCTGCTTATTATGCGATGAAAATTGTGAAAGATTTAGGGCTTCCTCTATCTAAACGAGTTCGAATGATTATTGGAACGGATGAAGAAAGTGACTGGAGATGTGTGGACCACTACTTCAACCATGAAGAGATGCCAACTATGGGATTTGCACCGGATGCGGATTTTCCTATCATTTATGCTGAAAAAGGCATTACAGACGTAGAAATTCGCCAGCAGCCAATTGAGGGAACAAAGGGAAGCGTCCAGCTTACATCATTTGCCTCTGGGCGACGCTACAATATGGTTCCTGATCTTGCAACAGCTGTTCTTGAATTCCATAGTGAAACGGATATTAAAAATAAATATGATCAATTTTTAAAGGATCAGTCTTTAAAAGGTTCAATAACAGAAAAGAGCGGTGTGCACACACTTACTCTAGAAGGCGTTTCAGCACATGGCAGCGTGCCTGATAAAGGGAAAAATGCTGGGCTTACACTTCTTCGCTTTTTACACACATTAGAACTTGATGAACAAGCTAATCAGTTTGTAGGTTATGCAAATGCGTATTTAGTCCAAGATGCACTAGGAGAAAAGATGGGCTTAAATCGCAAAGATGAGGTCACGGGTGATTTAACGATAAATGTTGGAATCATGTCTTACAATCAAGAAGAAGCGGGGCATTTTGGTTTAAACATTCGCTATCCTGTATCAGCTCATATTGACGATATTATTGATACGATTAAAGAAAAAAGTGAATCTTATCAAATGACCATCAAACATTTTACAGATTCTAAACCACATCACGTCGATCAAAAACATGAGCTTATTCAAACGCTTCAAAAGGTTTACCAAGAACAAACAAATGAAGAACCAACACTTATTTCAATTGGAGGAGGAACATATGCCAGAGCATTAGAAGCGGGTGTGGCATTTGGACCTCTTTTCCCAGGCCGTGAAGAAGTAGCGCACGAAAAAGACGAGTACATGGTAATTGAAGATTTACTTCGTGCAACAGCTATCTATGCACAGGCTATTTACGAATTAGCTAAATAA
- a CDS encoding DeoR family transcriptional regulator, translating to MKPSTNRMLTRIKSVYMFICKNGTVTTQELVDEFGITPRTIQRDLNVLAYNDLVRSPSRGTWTTTQKKVKMSS from the coding sequence TTGAAACCTTCAACTAATCGAATGCTAACTCGTATCAAATCGGTCTATATGTTCATTTGTAAAAATGGAACAGTTACAACGCAAGAGCTCGTAGACGAATTTGGTATTACACCAAGAACCATTCAGCGTGACTTGAATGTGTTAGCATATAATGATTTAGTTCGCAGCCCAAGTCGCGGTACATGGACGACTACGCAAAAGAAGGTCAAGATGTCATCCTAG
- a CDS encoding pseudouridine synthase produces MRLDKLLSTIGYGSRKEVKGLLKTGAVKVDGTAVKDAKVHVNPDEQEITVHGEAVSYREFVYFMLHKPQGVISATEDSLHETVLDLLELDDAVYDPFPVGRLDKDTEGLLLLTNDGQLAHQLLSPKKHVPKTYFAKINAPVTEEDAEAFRQGVTLDDGYVTKSAELKILTSGVESEIELTIVEGKFHQVKRMFEARGKKVTYLKRLSMGALLLDESLDLGEYRELTEEELALLQKSNA; encoded by the coding sequence ATGCGTTTGGATAAATTGCTTTCTACCATTGGGTACGGAAGCCGAAAAGAAGTTAAAGGTCTTTTAAAGACTGGAGCTGTTAAGGTAGACGGTACAGCAGTTAAAGATGCTAAGGTCCACGTTAATCCAGATGAACAAGAAATAACTGTGCATGGCGAAGCCGTTTCTTACCGAGAATTTGTTTACTTTATGCTTCATAAGCCGCAAGGCGTCATATCAGCGACAGAAGATTCTCTTCATGAAACAGTTTTGGACTTACTTGAACTTGACGATGCTGTGTATGACCCATTTCCGGTAGGGCGTTTAGATAAAGATACAGAAGGGCTCTTGCTGCTGACGAATGACGGTCAGCTTGCGCATCAGCTGCTATCTCCTAAAAAGCACGTTCCTAAAACGTATTTTGCAAAAATTAATGCACCGGTGACTGAAGAAGATGCTGAAGCATTTAGACAAGGCGTCACTCTTGATGATGGATATGTAACAAAATCAGCAGAGTTAAAGATACTAACAAGCGGTGTGGAATCAGAAATTGAATTAACGATCGTTGAAGGGAAATTTCATCAAGTGAAGCGTATGTTTGAAGCAAGAGGAAAAAAAGTAACGTATTTAAAACGTTTATCTATGGGAGCTTTGCTATTAGACGAGTCGTTAGATTTAGGAGAGTATAGGGAGTTAACGGAAGAGGAACTAGCTTTATTGCAAAAATCAAATGCCTAA
- a CDS encoding putative polysaccharide biosynthesis protein has product MSDSKLLRGTFVLTLGTYVSRILGMIYLFPFAILVGTVGGALFGYGYNQYAIYLSIATAGMPMAVSKFVSKYNALGDYYTSRRMYRAGMKLMLVTGILAFLLLYSLAPVMSRITLGGSDLNNSLEDVVMVMRMVSVALIVVPMMSLMRGFFQGHQSMGPTAVSQVVEQLVRVVFLLASTYIVIKVVDGSLALAVGFATMGAFVGALAGLAVLIWYWKKRKPYLDKMVNEQTVTPTRISTVSIFKELLTYSLPYVFVSLAIPLYQYVDQFTFNRAMVAAGQKEIAESMNGIVQSYVPKLVMIPVSLATAFGLTLVPTITRSFVNKDYNVLQKQIDQTYQTIMFLVLPASVGLMALAGPAYTFFFGTDASDAGGNVLLYYAPVALLFSFFTVNGAILQGINKQKYAVLSLLFGLIVKIVVNVPFILMFHEIGSVLATALGYIVSLVYMFALIQKHAKYNYSEFIKRSVLILIFVAIMGISVKIVAAVIGLFTTPGRFSATVITIIGAAVGGLIYFIITYRSSLLEKVMGARVTGAIERKILRRNKQRSA; this is encoded by the coding sequence ATGTCTGATTCAAAATTGTTAAGAGGGACCTTTGTGCTAACGCTTGGCACCTATGTATCCCGAATCTTGGGAATGATTTATTTATTTCCATTTGCAATCCTTGTTGGAACCGTAGGGGGAGCACTGTTTGGTTACGGATATAACCAATATGCTATTTATTTAAGTATTGCTACAGCCGGTATGCCAATGGCCGTATCGAAATTTGTATCAAAATATAATGCACTCGGTGATTACTATACGAGTAGAAGAATGTACCGGGCCGGCATGAAATTAATGCTTGTCACAGGAATACTCGCATTTTTACTTTTATATTCGTTAGCTCCTGTTATGTCTAGAATTACACTGGGAGGTTCTGATTTAAATAACTCCTTAGAAGATGTAGTAATGGTTATGCGAATGGTTAGTGTTGCGTTAATTGTAGTACCGATGATGAGTTTAATGCGGGGATTTTTCCAAGGTCACCAGTCTATGGGGCCAACAGCTGTTTCACAAGTAGTTGAACAGCTTGTGCGGGTTGTCTTTTTATTGGCATCTACCTATATTGTCATCAAAGTTGTCGATGGGAGTCTTGCATTAGCCGTTGGATTTGCTACGATGGGGGCTTTTGTAGGAGCTCTTGCTGGACTTGCTGTATTAATTTGGTACTGGAAAAAACGAAAGCCTTATCTTGATAAAATGGTGAACGAGCAGACGGTAACGCCTACGCGTATTTCTACCGTATCCATTTTTAAAGAGCTGCTTACGTATTCATTGCCATATGTCTTTGTCAGCTTGGCTATTCCGCTTTATCAGTATGTGGATCAATTCACATTTAACCGTGCCATGGTAGCGGCTGGACAAAAAGAAATAGCAGAGTCAATGAACGGAATTGTTCAGTCTTATGTTCCAAAGCTTGTAATGATTCCTGTTTCATTAGCTACTGCGTTCGGTTTGACTCTTGTACCAACAATTACACGTTCCTTTGTGAATAAAGATTATAACGTACTGCAAAAGCAAATTGATCAAACATATCAAACGATTATGTTCCTTGTGCTGCCAGCATCTGTAGGATTAATGGCTTTAGCTGGCCCAGCCTATACGTTTTTCTTTGGAACAGATGCATCGGATGCGGGTGGAAATGTCTTGCTTTACTATGCACCGGTAGCTTTATTGTTCTCATTTTTCACGGTTAATGGAGCTATTTTACAAGGAATCAACAAACAAAAATATGCTGTTTTAAGTCTATTATTTGGATTGATTGTGAAAATTGTCGTGAACGTTCCATTTATTCTTATGTTCCACGAGATTGGTTCAGTTTTAGCGACAGCACTAGGCTATATCGTATCTCTTGTTTATATGTTTGCGCTTATTCAAAAACACGCAAAATATAACTACAGTGAGTTTATAAAACGCTCTGTGCTTATTCTCATTTTTGTTGCGATTATGGGAATCAGCGTAAAAATTGTCGCAGCAGTGATTGGTCTATTTACAACGCCAGGACGATTCTCTGCCACTGTTATTACGATTATAGGAGCAGCAGTAGGCGGCCTTATTTACTTTATTATTACCTATCGTTCAAGCTTGCTTGAAAAAGTAATGGGAGCGAGGGTAACAGGTGCAATTGAACGAAAGATACTGCGCCGAAATAAACAGCGCAGTGCATAA
- a CDS encoding NAD(P)/FAD-dependent oxidoreductase, producing the protein MIYDVVVIGGGPSGLMASIAAGESGANVLLIDKGNKLGRKLAISGGGRCNVTNRLPIDELIKHIPGNGRFLYSAFSVFNNEDIISYFEGLGIKLKEEDHGRMFPVSNKAQSVVDALISELHRLRVTIRTNTAVKRVNYENNTVKEVVLQNGEAIQTKSVVIAVGGKSVPHTGSTGDGYQWAKDAGHKITELYPTEVPITSSEHFVKTKTLQGLSLRNVGLSVLNKKGKPVITHQMDMIFTHFGISGPAALRCSQYVVKELKKQKSNTVQMSLDLFPSQNEEDIFQKLVKTTKEEPKKAIKNVLKGFVSERYLLFLLEQAGIDSQALAGQLQHEKLREFSRLCKRFEFAVNGTLSLEKAFVTGGGVSVKEIHPKEMSSKFMQGLYFCGEILDIHGYTGGYNITSALVTGRLAGSNAGEFATSLA; encoded by the coding sequence ATGATATATGATGTAGTCGTAATCGGAGGAGGACCTTCTGGTTTGATGGCATCGATTGCAGCTGGTGAGTCAGGTGCAAACGTATTATTAATTGATAAAGGCAATAAACTTGGACGAAAGCTGGCCATTTCTGGAGGCGGACGCTGTAATGTGACAAACCGCCTTCCCATTGATGAACTTATTAAACACATTCCAGGAAACGGACGCTTTTTATACAGTGCGTTTTCTGTTTTTAATAACGAAGATATCATCTCTTATTTTGAAGGCCTTGGAATTAAATTAAAAGAAGAAGATCACGGGCGTATGTTTCCGGTCAGCAATAAAGCGCAATCTGTTGTTGACGCATTAATTAGCGAACTTCACCGTCTTCGTGTGACAATTCGCACAAACACAGCCGTTAAACGCGTAAACTATGAGAACAACACCGTGAAAGAAGTTGTGCTTCAAAACGGGGAAGCAATCCAAACGAAAAGCGTTGTGATTGCAGTAGGTGGAAAATCAGTACCTCATACAGGTTCGACAGGAGACGGTTATCAATGGGCAAAAGATGCGGGGCATAAAATTACTGAACTTTACCCAACAGAAGTTCCTATTACATCTAGCGAACACTTTGTTAAAACCAAAACGCTTCAAGGTCTATCGCTTCGCAATGTAGGACTAAGCGTGCTTAATAAAAAAGGCAAGCCTGTCATTACTCATCAAATGGATATGATTTTCACTCACTTTGGCATCTCTGGCCCTGCCGCTCTTCGCTGCAGCCAATATGTTGTTAAAGAGTTAAAGAAACAAAAAAGCAACACTGTTCAAATGTCTCTTGATTTATTTCCTAGCCAAAACGAAGAAGATATTTTCCAAAAATTAGTCAAAACAACAAAAGAAGAGCCGAAAAAAGCAATTAAAAATGTCTTAAAAGGTTTTGTATCTGAACGCTATCTATTGTTTTTACTCGAGCAAGCAGGCATTGATAGCCAAGCGCTAGCAGGACAGCTTCAGCATGAGAAGTTGAGAGAGTTTTCAAGACTGTGCAAACGATTTGAATTTGCTGTAAACGGCACGCTTTCTTTAGAAAAAGCATTCGTCACAGGAGGCGGCGTATCTGTTAAAGAAATTCACCCAAAAGAAATGTCTTCGAAATTTATGCAAGGCCTTTACTTCTGCGGGGAAATTCTTGATATCCATGGATACACTGGAGGATACAATATCACTTCTGCTCTTGTAACAGGCCGTTTGGCTGGCAGTAATGCAGGAGAATTTGCAACAAGCCTAGCATAA
- a CDS encoding sporulation protein Cse60, with product MIQVKMFDKEHEKDLEFAVNRFLRKLEDEDVVDIKYQVTVDVDRDEQVYCFSAMVMYKA from the coding sequence GTGATACAAGTAAAAATGTTTGATAAAGAGCATGAAAAAGATTTAGAATTTGCGGTGAATCGATTTTTACGGAAATTAGAGGATGAAGACGTCGTTGATATTAAATACCAAGTGACAGTGGATGTTGATCGTGATGAGCAGGTGTACTGTTTTTCAGCCATGGTTATGTATAAAGCCTAG
- a CDS encoding rhodanese-like domain-containing protein has product MEEVKVITPEELQKRVENGEELHLVDVREDEEVAEGMIPTAKHIRMNDIPANVDYFDKDKEYIFICRSGRRSENVCYYLQEQGYKVTNMVGGMLEWEGKTVNK; this is encoded by the coding sequence ATGGAAGAAGTAAAAGTAATTACGCCTGAAGAACTTCAAAAACGCGTTGAAAATGGAGAAGAACTTCATTTAGTTGATGTGCGCGAAGATGAAGAAGTAGCAGAAGGAATGATTCCAACTGCTAAACACATTCGTATGAATGATATTCCAGCAAATGTGGATTATTTCGATAAAGACAAAGAATATATTTTCATTTGCCGTTCGGGCCGCCGCAGTGAAAACGTATGTTACTACCTTCAAGAACAAGGATATAAAGTAACAAATATGGTTGGCGGTATGTTAGAGTGGGAAGGAAAAACGGTTAATAAATAA
- the leuS gene encoding leucine--tRNA ligase, producing MAFNHEKIEQKWQKVWEENKTFRTTEDEGKRKFYALDMFPYPSGAGLHVGHPEGYTATDILSRMKRMQGYNVLHPMGWDAFGLPAEQYALDTGNDPAEFTELNINNFRRQIKSLGFSYDWEREINTTDPNYYKWTQWIFLQLYKKGLAYVDEVAVNWCPALGTVLANEEVIDGKSERGGHPVERRPMKQWMLKITAYADRLLEDLDDLDWPESIKEMQRNWIGRSEGAHVHFTIDGYDDTFTVFTTRPDTLFGATYAVLAPEHPFVEKITTAEQKEAVEAYLDQIKSKSDLERTDLAKDKTGVFTGAYAINPVNGERMPIWIADYVLMSYGTGAIMAVPAHDERDYEFAVKFELPIKEVVAGGDVSKEAYTGDGEHVNSDFLNGLDKEEAISNMIQWLQANEKGEKQVTYRLRDWLFSRQRYWGEPIPVIHWEDGTTTAVPEDQLPLVLPKTTEIKPSGTGESPLANIDDWVNVVDPETGKKGRRETNTMPQWAGSCWYYLRYIDPTNSEALADAEKLKEWLPVDIYIGGAEHAVLHLLYARFWHKFLYDIGVVPTKEPFQKLFNQGMILGENNEKMSKSKGNVVNPDEIVESHGADTLRLYEMFMGPLDASIAWSTKGLDGARRFLDRVWRLLIEDTGELSSKVQESNDTTLERVYHQTVKKVTEDYEGLRFNTGISQLMVFINDAYKVDVLPKQYVEGFVKLLAPICPHTTEELWSKLGHEDTISYEAWPAFDEAKLVDDEVEIVVQINGKVRAKVNVPAEASREELQDIAMANEDVQEFIEGKTVRKVIAVPGKLVNIVAN from the coding sequence ATGGCTTTTAATCATGAAAAGATCGAACAAAAATGGCAAAAAGTTTGGGAAGAAAATAAAACATTTAGAACAACAGAAGATGAAGGAAAGCGTAAGTTTTACGCATTAGATATGTTCCCTTATCCATCTGGAGCGGGTTTACACGTTGGGCATCCAGAAGGTTATACAGCAACGGATATTTTATCTCGTATGAAGCGTATGCAAGGATACAATGTACTTCATCCAATGGGATGGGATGCATTCGGACTGCCTGCTGAGCAGTATGCATTAGATACAGGAAACGATCCGGCTGAGTTCACTGAACTTAACATTAATAATTTCCGTCGTCAAATCAAATCGTTAGGTTTCTCTTACGATTGGGAGCGTGAAATTAATACAACTGATCCTAACTACTACAAATGGACGCAGTGGATTTTCTTACAGCTATATAAAAAAGGCTTAGCTTATGTGGATGAAGTAGCTGTTAACTGGTGTCCTGCTTTAGGAACAGTACTTGCAAACGAAGAAGTTATCGACGGCAAAAGTGAGCGTGGAGGACATCCGGTTGAGCGTCGTCCAATGAAGCAGTGGATGCTTAAAATCACAGCTTATGCAGATCGTTTACTAGAAGATTTAGATGATCTTGATTGGCCAGAAAGTATTAAAGAAATGCAGCGCAACTGGATTGGCCGCTCTGAAGGAGCTCACGTGCACTTCACAATCGATGGATATGACGACACATTTACTGTGTTCACAACGCGTCCTGACACGCTATTTGGGGCAACGTATGCCGTTTTAGCACCTGAACATCCGTTTGTGGAAAAAATTACAACAGCCGAACAAAAAGAAGCGGTAGAAGCGTATTTAGATCAAATTAAAAGCAAAAGCGATTTAGAACGTACAGACTTAGCCAAAGACAAAACTGGCGTATTCACTGGTGCTTATGCAATTAACCCTGTAAACGGCGAGAGAATGCCAATTTGGATTGCTGACTATGTTCTAATGAGCTATGGCACAGGTGCAATTATGGCTGTTCCGGCTCATGATGAGCGCGATTATGAATTTGCTGTTAAATTTGAACTGCCAATTAAAGAAGTGGTAGCGGGCGGAGACGTTTCAAAAGAAGCTTATACAGGCGACGGCGAGCACGTTAATTCAGACTTCTTAAATGGTTTAGATAAAGAAGAAGCAATTTCAAATATGATTCAGTGGCTTCAAGCAAATGAAAAAGGTGAAAAACAAGTAACATACCGTCTGCGTGACTGGTTATTCAGCCGTCAGCGCTACTGGGGTGAACCAATTCCTGTTATTCACTGGGAAGATGGCACAACAACTGCAGTTCCTGAAGATCAGCTTCCGCTTGTGTTACCAAAAACGACTGAAATCAAACCGTCAGGCACAGGTGAATCTCCGTTAGCAAACATTGATGACTGGGTGAACGTTGTAGATCCGGAAACAGGCAAAAAAGGGCGCCGCGAAACAAATACAATGCCTCAATGGGCAGGCAGCTGCTGGTATTACTTGCGCTACATTGATCCAACAAACAGTGAAGCGTTAGCAGATGCAGAAAAATTAAAAGAATGGTTGCCGGTTGATATTTATATCGGTGGAGCTGAACACGCCGTTCTTCACTTATTATATGCTCGTTTCTGGCATAAGTTTTTATATGATATCGGCGTAGTTCCAACAAAAGAGCCGTTCCAAAAACTGTTTAACCAAGGTATGATTCTTGGAGAAAACAACGAAAAAATGAGTAAGTCAAAAGGTAACGTTGTAAATCCAGACGAAATCGTAGAAAGCCACGGTGCAGATACGCTTCGCCTTTACGAAATGTTTATGGGACCTTTAGATGCATCAATCGCTTGGTCAACAAAAGGACTTGATGGTGCACGCCGTTTCTTAGATCGTGTATGGCGTTTACTTATTGAAGATACTGGTGAATTAAGCAGCAAGGTTCAAGAAAGCAATGACACTACACTTGAACGCGTGTATCACCAAACGGTGAAAAAAGTAACGGAAGATTACGAAGGCCTCCGTTTTAATACAGGTATCTCTCAGCTTATGGTATTCATCAATGATGCATACAAAGTTGATGTGCTGCCAAAGCAATACGTAGAAGGATTTGTGAAGCTATTAGCACCAATTTGTCCTCATACGACTGAGGAATTATGGAGCAAACTAGGTCACGAAGATACAATTTCGTATGAGGCTTGGCCTGCGTTTGACGAAGCGAAACTTGTAGATGATGAAGTGGAAATTGTCGTTCAAATTAACGGTAAAGTACGTGCGAAAGTAAACGTACCTGCTGAGGCATCTCGTGAAGAGCTTCAAGATATTGCAATGGCTAATGAAGATGTTCAAGAGTTCATTGAAGGTAAGACAGTGCGCAAAGTGATTGCTGTGCCTGGTAAATTAGTAAACATCGTAGCTAATTAA
- a CDS encoding GntP family permease translates to MLSMIGLIGGLLLLIVLTMRGMNLFIAGPLSALVVALTSGMPLFPQLVKEGEANFVGNYMSGFTGFIASWYLMFLLGAVFGKVMEDSGAADSVSRWIVSKLGMKRAVLAIVLACGVLTYGGVSLFVVAFSVYPMALSLFKQADLPRRFIPAALAFGSVTFTMTSAGSPEIQNWIPIEYLKTSPYAGWEVSLIVAVVMAVFGYWWLKRLISKAVKNGERFMSREKDPVTTEGQSLPNPLLSLLPLVVVLIISFALHKPLQQSALIVALLSGIIVTYIVNRKHFKGFWNAASEGTLGALIAIGNTAAVVGFGGVAKAVPAFGVAVDAMTHIPGSPLIGGAIAVSVIAGMTGSASGGQAIALPILAPHYLDAGVNPEALHRVVAISSGVLDSLPHNGYVVTTINSICGETHKDAYGSVAAMTVIVPLVGLVLAIILFSFGFGI, encoded by the coding sequence ATGCTTAGTATGATTGGATTAATTGGAGGATTATTGCTGCTCATTGTATTAACGATGAGAGGCATGAATTTATTTATAGCAGGTCCGCTCAGTGCTTTAGTTGTTGCGTTAACAAGCGGAATGCCTTTATTTCCACAGTTGGTGAAAGAAGGAGAAGCAAATTTTGTTGGGAATTACATGTCTGGTTTCACAGGTTTTATTGCTTCTTGGTATTTAATGTTTCTATTGGGCGCAGTTTTTGGAAAAGTGATGGAAGACAGCGGGGCTGCTGATAGTGTTTCACGCTGGATTGTCAGTAAACTTGGGATGAAAAGAGCAGTGTTGGCGATTGTACTTGCCTGTGGGGTCTTAACATACGGAGGAGTCAGCCTGTTTGTAGTAGCATTCTCTGTCTATCCAATGGCTTTGAGCTTATTCAAACAAGCCGATTTACCGAGGCGGTTTATTCCTGCTGCTTTAGCGTTTGGTTCCGTTACATTTACGATGACCTCGGCTGGGTCGCCTGAAATCCAAAACTGGATTCCAATTGAATATTTGAAGACTAGTCCATATGCAGGATGGGAAGTTAGTTTAATTGTAGCAGTAGTGATGGCTGTGTTCGGCTACTGGTGGTTAAAGCGCTTGATTTCAAAAGCAGTTAAAAATGGAGAGCGTTTTATGTCACGCGAGAAAGATCCAGTAACAACAGAAGGTCAGTCTTTGCCTAATCCGCTGTTAAGCTTGCTTCCGCTTGTGGTCGTGCTCATTATTTCTTTTGCACTTCATAAGCCACTTCAGCAATCTGCGTTGATTGTCGCACTTTTAAGCGGGATCATTGTCACTTATATTGTGAACCGAAAGCATTTTAAAGGATTTTGGAATGCAGCTTCAGAAGGAACGCTGGGGGCATTAATTGCTATTGGGAATACAGCTGCTGTCGTAGGTTTTGGAGGAGTGGCCAAGGCGGTTCCTGCGTTTGGAGTGGCTGTAGATGCTATGACGCATATTCCAGGAAGTCCGTTAATCGGGGGAGCTATCGCCGTGAGTGTTATCGCAGGGATGACAGGTTCGGCTTCAGGAGGTCAGGCGATTGCTTTGCCGATTTTAGCACCTCACTATCTTGATGCTGGTGTAAATCCAGAAGCTCTCCATCGCGTAGTAGCTATTTCTTCTGGAGTATTAGATTCCTTGCCTCATAATGGTTATGTCGTCACCACAATTAATTCTATTTGCGGAGAAACTCATAAAGATGCGTATGGATCGGTTGCAGCGATGACGGTGATTGTTCCGCTTGTCGGTCTTGTACTTGCGATTATCCTGTTTTCTTTTGGATTTGGCATTTAA